Proteins co-encoded in one Pogoniulus pusillus isolate bPogPus1 chromosome 15, bPogPus1.pri, whole genome shotgun sequence genomic window:
- the SYNGR1 gene encoding synaptogyrin-1 isoform X2 translates to MDGGAFGAGKAGGAFDPQAFIRQPHTILRLVSWVFSIVVFGSIVNEGYVNRSSEPQEHCIFNRNRNACNYGITVGVLAFLSCLLYLALDAYFPQISSVKDRKKAVLSDIGVSAFWAFLWFVGFCFLTNQWQASKEEYNPLNEGGDAARAAITFSFFSIFTWSCLTFLAFRRLRDITFQEEYNTLFPNSPSLLP, encoded by the exons ATGGACGGGGGAGCCTTCGGAGCGGGGAAAGCCGGCGGCGCCTTCGACCCGCAGGCCTTCATTCGGCAGCCGCACACCATCCTGCGTCTCGTCTCCTGG GTGTTCTCCATTGTGGTGTTCGGCTCCATTGTGAACGAAGGCTACGTGAACCGCTCGAGCGAGCCGCAAGAGCACTGCATCTTCAACCGCAATCGCAATGCCTGCAACTACGGCATTACCGTGGGCGTCCTCGCCTtcctcagctgccttctctACCTGGCTCTGGATGCCTACTTCCCGCAGATCAGTAGCGTCAAGGACCGCAAGAAGGCAGTGCTCTCCGACATTGGAGTCTCGG CCTTTTGGGCATTCCTCTGGTTCGTGGGCTTCTGCTTTCTGACCAACCAGTGGCAAGCTTCAAAAGAAGAGTACAACCCGTTGAATGAGGGAGGGGATGCAGCCCGAGCAGCCATCACATTCTCATTCTTCTCCATCTTCACTTGG agctgcctcacGTTTCTGGCTTTCCGGAGACTCAGAGACATTACTTTTCAGGAAGAATACAACACCCTGTTCCCTAATTCCCCATCCTTGCTGCCTTAG
- the SYNGR1 gene encoding synaptogyrin-1 isoform X1: protein MDGGAFGAGKAGGAFDPQAFIRQPHTILRLVSWVFSIVVFGSIVNEGYVNRSSEPQEHCIFNRNRNACNYGITVGVLAFLSCLLYLALDAYFPQISSVKDRKKAVLSDIGVSAFWAFLWFVGFCFLTNQWQASKEEYNPLNEGGDAARAAITFSFFSIFTWVGQAFLAYQRFKLGADSALFSQDYMDPSQDSGMPYAPYTNEEDATDAVGTYQQPPPADAFDTETQGYQTQNY, encoded by the exons ATGGACGGGGGAGCCTTCGGAGCGGGGAAAGCCGGCGGCGCCTTCGACCCGCAGGCCTTCATTCGGCAGCCGCACACCATCCTGCGTCTCGTCTCCTGG GTGTTCTCCATTGTGGTGTTCGGCTCCATTGTGAACGAAGGCTACGTGAACCGCTCGAGCGAGCCGCAAGAGCACTGCATCTTCAACCGCAATCGCAATGCCTGCAACTACGGCATTACCGTGGGCGTCCTCGCCTtcctcagctgccttctctACCTGGCTCTGGATGCCTACTTCCCGCAGATCAGTAGCGTCAAGGACCGCAAGAAGGCAGTGCTCTCCGACATTGGAGTCTCGG CCTTTTGGGCATTCCTCTGGTTCGTGGGCTTCTGCTTTCTGACCAACCAGTGGCAAGCTTCAAAAGAAGAGTACAACCCGTTGAATGAGGGAGGGGATGCAGCCCGAGCAGCCATCACATTCTCATTCTTCTCCATCTTCACTTGG GTGGGCCAGGCATTCCTGGCGTATCAGCGCTTCAAGCTGGGTGCCGATTcagccctcttctcccaggactACATGGACCCAAGCCAGGACTCCGGCATGCCTTATGCTCCCTACACCAACGAGGAGGATGCTACAGATGCGGTGGGGACATACCAGCAGCCCCCTCCAGCAGATGCTTTTGACACCGAGACACAGGGGTACCAAACACAGAACTACTGA